One region of Flavobacterium sp. GSB-24 genomic DNA includes:
- a CDS encoding DUF6095 family protein: MSTNKELLRKGVKYLTGALPLMFLGPSMIYNAFMNQHTNWHYLVLGIGIVACLSSMLLIFLGLKIIMKGIFND, translated from the coding sequence ATGTCTACAAATAAAGAATTGCTAAGAAAAGGAGTTAAATACTTAACAGGCGCTCTGCCTTTGATGTTTCTTGGGCCGTCAATGATTTATAATGCTTTTATGAATCAGCATACGAACTGGCACTATCTAGTTTTAGGAATTGGAATTGTAGCTTGTTTGAGTTCGATGCTTTTGATCTTTCTTGGATTGAAAATTATTATGAAAGGTATATTTAATGACTAA
- a CDS encoding pentapeptide repeat-containing protein: protein MEGIIHIQKTFEKVVYIDKKINNREFEDCIFKNCDFSNSNFSNNTFLDCEFIDCNLSMTSLAGTSLKNVTFKNCKLLGIAFNECDDFLFQVYYEECTLDYALFSNKKMPKTKFINSSVREVTFIGTNLTSSVFDNCNLDGAIFNETQLAGVNFKTAYNYKIDPEFNPMRKAQFSNDGIVGLLDKYDIKIV from the coding sequence ATGGAAGGCATAATTCACATTCAGAAAACATTCGAGAAAGTTGTTTACATCGACAAAAAAATAAACAATCGAGAGTTTGAAGATTGTATTTTTAAAAATTGTGACTTTTCGAACAGCAATTTCTCCAACAATACTTTTTTAGACTGCGAATTTATTGACTGCAATCTTTCTATGACAAGTTTGGCAGGAACGAGTTTAAAAAATGTGACTTTTAAAAACTGTAAACTTTTAGGAATTGCTTTTAATGAATGTGATGATTTTTTGTTCCAAGTTTATTATGAAGAATGTACTTTAGATTATGCCTTATTTTCGAATAAAAAAATGCCTAAAACAAAGTTCATCAATTCGTCTGTACGCGAAGTAACTTTTATTGGAACCAATTTAACGAGTTCTGTTTTTGATAATTGTAACCTTGACGGTGCTATTTTTAATGAAACGCAATTAGCGGGAGTTAATTTTAAAACCGCATACAATTATAAAATAGATCCCGAATTTAATCCGATGCGAAAAGCACAATTTTCTAACGATGGAATTGTTGGATTGTTAGATAAATACGATATTAAGATTGTCTAA
- a CDS encoding cytochrome c peroxidase: MKLNHFSFLVITLCLLFSCQKNEDPKSSIKQDLLIDLTKLDNEIIHFQKLVNDNSSQKEIVQQFKKSRLLYKKVEWEVEYFIPETARFMNGPALDEMELEENRSFEPHGFQVIEEMIYPEYNKESREDLIRELNIFQSNIKQLKSTFEVITISDDYILDAIQQNVFRVIALGITGFDSPILQSSILEAGQSLIVIPESLEKINANNKSLTELKKLVSKAQKYCQENNNFNAFNRAVFISEYLNPISKNLKAFQKEEHIKNVKKSSPLKPTIETLFDKDAFDVNAFVLSEEYNFTKDKSILGEKLFYDKSLSKNNDRSCASCHHPEKAFTDGLKTNLSLTGSNLARNTPTLTYASLQNAQFWDMRQLDLEKQSVDVIQNKDEMHGSMDNIHAKILLDQEYIKVFKKAYPKTLKPEAWQIQNAIASYIRSLNAFDSRFDKYMRGNKNSLNNQEIEGMNLFMGKAKCATCHFTPLFNGTVPPSYSKTEHEVIGTPNEASGRTLSPDKGRYLYNKMPQLVGAFKTPTVRNAAVTAPYMHNGVFKTLEEVVSFYNKGGGQGLGYEVANQTLPFDKLNLTVKEEHALVAFMKTLTDKKYQ, from the coding sequence ATGAAATTAAACCATTTTTCATTTCTGGTTATAACACTTTGTTTGTTGTTTTCATGCCAAAAGAATGAAGATCCTAAATCATCTATTAAACAAGATTTACTAATTGATTTAACCAAATTAGACAACGAAATCATTCATTTTCAAAAGCTTGTAAATGACAATTCATCTCAAAAAGAGATTGTACAGCAATTTAAAAAGTCTCGTCTTCTTTATAAAAAAGTGGAATGGGAAGTTGAATATTTCATTCCGGAAACGGCAAGATTTATGAATGGCCCAGCTTTGGATGAAATGGAATTGGAAGAAAACAGATCTTTTGAACCACACGGTTTTCAGGTTATAGAAGAAATGATTTATCCTGAATACAATAAAGAAAGTAGAGAAGATTTAATTAGAGAATTGAATATCTTTCAATCGAATATCAAACAGCTCAAAAGTACTTTTGAGGTTATTACGATTAGTGATGATTATATTTTAGATGCTATTCAGCAAAATGTATTTCGTGTTATTGCTTTAGGAATTACTGGTTTTGATAGTCCGATTTTGCAATCTTCAATTCTTGAAGCTGGACAAAGTTTAATTGTGATTCCAGAATCGTTGGAAAAAATTAATGCTAATAATAAATCATTAACAGAATTAAAAAAATTGGTATCTAAAGCGCAAAAGTATTGCCAAGAAAACAACAATTTCAATGCTTTTAACCGAGCTGTTTTTATAAGCGAATATTTGAATCCGATTTCAAAAAATTTAAAAGCATTTCAAAAAGAAGAGCATATTAAAAACGTAAAAAAAAGCAGTCCGCTAAAACCAACAATTGAAACTTTATTTGACAAAGATGCTTTTGATGTAAATGCTTTTGTACTTTCGGAAGAATATAATTTTACGAAGGACAAATCAATTCTGGGAGAAAAACTGTTTTATGATAAAAGCCTTTCTAAAAATAATGATCGAAGCTGTGCTTCTTGTCATCATCCTGAAAAAGCATTTACAGATGGACTAAAAACAAATCTATCTTTAACAGGTTCAAATCTAGCCCGAAACACTCCTACTCTAACTTATGCTTCTTTACAAAATGCTCAATTTTGGGACATGCGTCAGTTAGATTTAGAAAAGCAGAGTGTTGATGTTATTCAGAATAAAGACGAAATGCATGGTTCTATGGATAACATTCATGCCAAAATTCTCTTAGATCAAGAGTATATAAAAGTCTTCAAAAAAGCCTATCCCAAAACTTTAAAACCAGAAGCCTGGCAGATTCAAAATGCAATTGCGAGTTATATTCGTTCTTTAAATGCCTTTGACTCCAGATTTGATAAATACATGAGGGGAAATAAAAACAGCCTTAATAATCAAGAAATTGAAGGAATGAATCTTTTTATGGGAAAAGCAAAATGTGCCACCTGTCATTTTACGCCTTTGTTTAATGGAACAGTTCCGCCAAGTTATTCAAAAACAGAACATGAAGTTATTGGAACTCCAAATGAAGCATCAGGCAGAACTTTGAGTCCAGATAAAGGCCGTTATTTATACAATAAAATGCCCCAATTGGTTGGTGCGTTTAAAACTCCAACCGTTCGAAATGCAGCAGTTACCGCTCCGTACATGCACAATGGAGTTTTTAAAACACTCGAAGAAGTGGTTTCTTTTTACAATAAAGGCGGCGGACAAGGTTTAGGTTATGAAGTAGCAAACCAAACTTTGCCGTTTGATAAACTGAATTTAACCGTAAAAGAAGAACATGCTCTTGTTGCTTTTATGAAAACGCTTACAGATAAAAAATACCAATAA
- a CDS encoding DUF294 nucleotidyltransferase-like domain-containing protein, which produces MKNTISQRVADFLKGYPPFNFLHQRDLEKLSEQISIIYKEKDAVIFAENDKTHDSFYVVHKGAVALKKSTKNTVLDMCDEGDIFGLRPLLAQENYIMEAVAHEETILYAIPIAVFKPYALENRNIGNFLIESYASNTRNPYSDIHKDKLYGDDSLNENLHSSNHSFDLAPIKYSKKIVTCSPSTTVKDIAKIMGKKKVGAILIVDEMLPIGILTDKDLRNKIVTGDFPITTTAETIMTKPVITYPKKMTVTEAQMAMMKSNISHLCLTKDGTVNTKAVGILSKHDVMVALGNNPAVLIKALKRTKKIKEIKPIRNRIMQLLQGYLDQNIPMTLITKIITELNEACTTRVIEICIDKMSSPPPVKFAWLALGSQGRGEQMLHTDQDNAIVYENVNEVFRDETKVYFQKFAGLVNKALFEIGYDYCPAEMMASNPKWCMSLDEWKAQVHHWITNPGKNEVLLSFIFFDYSKTYGDSEIVNQLSDSIFEDVKANPIFYMHLVSGALQSPSPTGFFRQFLVEQDGANKDNFDIKRRALMPLTDAARVLILSHSVKSISNTAERFEKLAELEPNNRELYLSCSYSFKALLKFRTKQGLLHHDSGQFIELESLTKMEKIKLKRTFKTIKELQELISVRFNISNLV; this is translated from the coding sequence ATGAAAAATACCATTTCGCAGAGAGTTGCTGACTTTTTAAAAGGATATCCGCCGTTTAATTTTTTGCATCAGAGAGATTTAGAAAAACTGTCTGAACAAATTTCTATTATCTATAAAGAAAAAGATGCTGTAATTTTTGCTGAGAATGACAAAACTCACGACTCTTTTTATGTAGTCCATAAAGGTGCTGTTGCTTTGAAAAAAAGCACTAAAAACACCGTTTTAGACATGTGTGATGAAGGTGATATTTTTGGTCTTCGTCCGCTTTTAGCACAGGAAAACTATATTATGGAAGCTGTCGCGCATGAAGAAACTATTTTGTATGCCATTCCTATTGCAGTTTTTAAACCTTATGCGCTGGAGAATAGAAATATTGGTAATTTTTTGATTGAAAGTTACGCTTCAAACACCCGAAATCCGTATTCAGATATTCATAAAGATAAATTGTATGGTGATGATTCGTTAAATGAAAATCTTCATTCCAGCAATCATTCTTTTGATTTAGCTCCAATAAAATACTCTAAAAAAATTGTTACCTGCAGTCCGTCCACAACGGTAAAAGATATTGCCAAAATCATGGGCAAGAAAAAAGTGGGCGCTATTTTGATTGTAGATGAAATGCTTCCTATTGGTATTTTGACAGATAAAGATCTTAGAAATAAAATTGTTACAGGAGATTTTCCAATCACTACTACAGCCGAAACTATAATGACAAAACCTGTTATTACATATCCTAAAAAAATGACGGTAACTGAGGCACAAATGGCAATGATGAAAAGTAATATCAGTCATTTATGTTTGACGAAAGACGGAACGGTAAACACAAAAGCCGTTGGAATTTTATCGAAACACGACGTGATGGTTGCACTTGGGAATAATCCGGCCGTATTGATAAAAGCGTTGAAGCGTACCAAAAAAATTAAGGAAATAAAACCTATTCGCAACCGAATCATGCAATTGCTCCAAGGTTATCTGGATCAAAATATTCCGATGACTTTGATTACCAAAATCATCACCGAACTTAATGAAGCCTGCACCACCCGTGTTATCGAAATCTGCATAGATAAAATGAGCAGTCCGCCGCCAGTAAAATTTGCGTGGCTCGCTCTTGGAAGTCAAGGAAGAGGCGAGCAAATGCTGCATACGGATCAGGATAATGCGATTGTGTATGAAAATGTAAATGAAGTTTTTAGGGATGAAACCAAAGTCTACTTTCAGAAATTTGCGGGACTTGTGAATAAAGCTCTTTTTGAAATTGGTTACGATTACTGCCCTGCCGAAATGATGGCATCTAACCCAAAATGGTGTATGAGTTTGGACGAATGGAAAGCCCAAGTACATCATTGGATTACAAATCCTGGTAAAAATGAAGTACTGCTTTCGTTTATTTTCTTTGATTATAGTAAGACTTATGGTGATTCAGAAATCGTTAATCAATTATCAGATTCTATTTTTGAAGACGTAAAAGCAAATCCGATTTTTTATATGCATCTAGTGAGTGGTGCTTTGCAAAGTCCATCTCCTACTGGTTTCTTTAGACAGTTTTTGGTGGAACAAGATGGCGCTAACAAAGATAATTTTGACATTAAACGAAGAGCTTTAATGCCCCTGACAGATGCTGCACGTGTTTTAATTTTATCACATTCGGTAAAATCAATCAGCAATACAGCAGAGCGTTTTGAAAAACTGGCAGAACTGGAACCTAATAATAGAGAATTGTACTTATCGTGTTCGTATTCGTTTAAAGCCTTATTGAAATTTAGAACCAAACAAGGTCTTTTACATCACGATTCTGGACAGTTTATTGAATTGGAATCTCTAACCAAAATGGAAAAAATTAAACTGAAACGTACTTTTAAAACCATAAAAGAACTTCAGGAATTAATTTCAGTTCGTTTTAATATTTCAAATCTGGTATAA
- a CDS encoding DUF1572 family protein yields MSVADQSYLENVKKQFLYYKMLGEKAMDQLQPEQLFVAINEDTNSIATIVKHISGNMLSRWTDFLTTDGEKEWRNRDAEFENDLQSKEQVLEIWNKGWNVFLETLNSLNPEHLSTIIYIRNEGHTVIEAINRQLAHYPYHVGQIVFYAKQLKNSEWNSLSIPKNKSGNYNAEKFAKEKEIKNFTDDELKRLK; encoded by the coding sequence ATGAGTGTCGCCGATCAATCCTATTTAGAAAATGTAAAAAAGCAATTTTTATATTATAAAATGCTGGGAGAAAAAGCAATGGACCAATTACAGCCAGAACAGCTTTTTGTTGCCATTAATGAAGACACGAACAGCATTGCCACAATTGTAAAACACATTTCTGGTAATATGCTTTCGCGCTGGACTGACTTCCTTACTACAGATGGCGAAAAAGAATGGCGAAATCGTGACGCCGAATTTGAAAATGATTTACAATCGAAAGAACAAGTTTTAGAAATTTGGAACAAAGGCTGGAATGTTTTTCTTGAAACGCTGAATAGTCTAAACCCAGAACATCTTTCAACTATTATCTATATCCGAAATGAAGGTCATACAGTTATAGAAGCCATAAACCGCCAATTGGCACATTATCCGTATCATGTTGGACAGATTGTTTTTTATGCGAAACAATTGAAAAACAGCGAATGGAATAGTTTATCGATTCCGAAGAATAAATCGGGAAATTACAATGCCGAAAAGTTTGCCAAAGAAAAAGAAATTAAGAACTTTACCGATGACGAATTAAAAAGATTAAAATGA
- a CDS encoding helix-turn-helix transcriptional regulator: MDKLDLLQNIARISVFVSLLLAFFLLTVKTENKLANRLFAFFFIFSAIDLSGFFMYLYTEDHRNLEIFRSTACLLGMPLFYLYVLAVCYSDFRLKWKHLVHLIPFIVTNLIFIPRIYIPIDEGSFASTLNQMSEIYFIQILIEFQYAFYMINVFLILKKYREIYLENYANPSTSTYKWLFQMTCVFLAAHSIVALKNIIRYSGFREVFLWANVLVGTIALFITCWFIMKALNHPELFRGVNSKLKLTKDILPEVEEKPESVNAQNDLINNQIAALKQYMIEKEPFLDPSLTIQELGNQINMPVRDLSILINHHINQHFFDFVNEYRIQKAMNILKDQSKSQLTVLEILYEVGFNSKSSFNTSFKKYTNVTPTAYRNAS; encoded by the coding sequence ATGGATAAGTTAGATTTACTGCAGAATATAGCCCGGATTTCAGTTTTCGTTTCTTTATTACTTGCGTTTTTTTTATTAACGGTTAAAACCGAAAATAAATTAGCCAACCGTCTGTTTGCTTTCTTTTTTATTTTCTCAGCTATCGATCTCAGCGGATTCTTTATGTATTTATATACGGAAGATCATAGAAATCTGGAGATTTTTAGATCAACAGCTTGTTTGTTGGGAATGCCTCTATTTTATTTATATGTATTGGCTGTTTGTTATTCTGATTTTAGATTAAAATGGAAACATTTAGTTCACCTAATTCCTTTTATTGTTACCAATTTGATCTTTATTCCACGAATCTATATTCCAATCGATGAAGGAAGTTTTGCCAGCACACTCAATCAAATGTCTGAAATTTACTTTATTCAGATTTTAATTGAATTTCAATATGCTTTTTACATGATCAATGTATTTTTAATTTTAAAGAAGTATAGAGAAATTTACTTAGAAAATTACGCCAATCCGAGTACTTCAACTTATAAATGGCTTTTTCAAATGACATGTGTTTTTCTTGCTGCACACTCTATCGTGGCATTAAAAAATATAATACGTTACAGCGGTTTTAGAGAAGTTTTTCTTTGGGCAAATGTACTAGTCGGAACAATCGCTTTGTTTATAACTTGTTGGTTTATAATGAAAGCATTGAATCATCCAGAGCTTTTTAGAGGAGTTAATTCTAAATTAAAACTTACAAAAGACATTCTGCCAGAAGTGGAAGAAAAACCAGAATCGGTAAATGCTCAAAACGATTTAATTAATAATCAAATTGCAGCGTTGAAACAATATATGATCGAAAAAGAACCTTTTTTAGATCCTTCACTTACAATACAGGAATTAGGAAATCAAATTAATATGCCTGTAAGGGATTTATCAATTTTGATTAATCATCATATCAATCAGCATTTTTTTGATTTTGTGAATGAATATCGCATTCAAAAAGCCATGAATATTTTAAAAGATCAGTCTAAAAGCCAGCTTACTGTGTTAGAAATTTTATACGAAGTAGGTTTTAACTCCAAATCTTCGTTTAATACTTCTTTTAAAAAATATACAAACGTAACGCCTACGGCTTACCGAAACGCTTCATAA
- the murQ gene encoding N-acetylmuramic acid 6-phosphate etherase gives MTFTKTTELASKYEHLEKMSVHELLSNINQEDKTVPYAVEKALPQIEALIPQIVAKLKLGGRLFYIGAGTSGRLGVVDASECPPTFGVPFDLVNGIIAGGDTAIRRAVENAEDSTTNAWIDLQNHNIDSNDVVIGIAASGTTPYVISGLKACNQNNIVTGCITCNAGSPLALTAQFPIEVVVGPEFITGSSRMKAGTAQKLVLNMISTAAMIQLGKVRGNKMVDMQLSNIKLVDRGVKMIMDEIPVSYEEASELLKKYGSVRNAVDNYNK, from the coding sequence ATGACATTTACGAAAACTACTGAACTAGCATCAAAGTATGAACATTTAGAAAAAATGTCTGTTCATGAATTGTTATCCAATATTAACCAAGAAGACAAAACTGTTCCTTATGCAGTTGAAAAAGCTTTACCGCAAATAGAAGCTTTAATTCCGCAAATAGTCGCTAAATTAAAATTAGGAGGCAGATTGTTTTATATCGGAGCAGGAACTTCTGGCCGACTTGGTGTTGTTGATGCTTCAGAATGTCCGCCAACATTTGGTGTTCCTTTTGATTTGGTGAATGGTATAATTGCAGGCGGTGATACAGCTATAAGACGTGCTGTAGAAAATGCTGAAGACAGCACTACAAATGCTTGGATTGATCTTCAAAATCATAATATTGATTCTAATGATGTTGTAATTGGTATTGCAGCTTCTGGTACAACTCCTTATGTAATAAGCGGTTTAAAAGCTTGTAATCAAAACAATATTGTAACAGGATGCATAACATGTAACGCGGGAAGTCCGCTGGCATTGACTGCACAATTCCCTATTGAAGTAGTTGTTGGTCCAGAATTTATTACCGGAAGTTCTCGAATGAAAGCCGGAACCGCACAAAAATTGGTTCTTAACATGATTTCGACTGCAGCGATGATTCAGCTTGGAAAAGTGAGAGGCAACAAAATGGTCGATATGCAGTTAAGTAATATTAAACTGGTTGATCGAGGTGTTAAAATGATTATGGACGAAATTCCTGTTTCTTACGAAGAAGCTTCAGAATTATTAAAAAAATACGGCAGCGTAAGAAATGCTGTTGACAATTATAATAAGTAA
- a CDS encoding 3'-5' exonuclease, with protein MSLFNFWKKEENNLFDENITIEETRFVVLDTETTGFDYENDRMLCIGALVLQNGIINVQDSFEVYLEQDHYDKSTAQIHGILKDLLVKRPTELEALQQFLDFLGDSIIIAHHTIFDVTMINKALERNGLPHLTNKTLDTAYLYKKTLIQSHLFERKDHYTLDDLADKFDISKKDRHTALGDAYITAIAFLKIVKKLREKKEVNLNQLFK; from the coding sequence ATGAGTTTATTCAATTTTTGGAAAAAAGAAGAAAATAATCTATTCGACGAAAATATTACAATCGAAGAAACTCGTTTTGTTGTTCTGGATACAGAAACGACTGGTTTTGATTATGAAAACGATCGAATGCTATGCATAGGCGCATTGGTTCTACAAAATGGAATTATTAATGTTCAGGACAGCTTTGAAGTATATCTTGAACAAGATCATTACGATAAATCCACCGCTCAAATTCACGGAATTTTAAAAGATTTGCTTGTCAAACGTCCAACAGAATTAGAAGCTTTGCAACAATTTTTAGACTTTTTAGGAGATTCAATAATCATTGCACATCACACTATTTTTGATGTTACGATGATTAATAAAGCTTTAGAACGAAATGGACTTCCGCATTTAACCAATAAAACTTTAGATACCGCGTATTTGTATAAAAAGACTTTAATTCAGTCGCATTTGTTCGAAAGAAAAGATCATTATACTTTGGATGATCTGGCAGATAAATTTGATATTTCAAAAAAAGACCGTCACACCGCTTTGGGCGATGCGTATATAACAGCGATTGCATTTCTTAAAATTGTCAAGAAGCTGAGAGAGAAGAAAGAAGTTAATCTAAATCAGCTTTTTAAATAG